The DNA sequence CCGCCCATAGCGGACGGCGCGGAGCCGCCCACTGCGGAGCAGGGCGATTACCGAGTTCTTACTCAGGCCGAGAAGGGGCTCAACCTCCTTGGGCGTCAGGACGAGCTTCGAAGCTGTTTGCTGTTCGTCTCCGTTCATGTTCTCCCTCCTGTTCCCCTCCAAGGTGCAGTAAACTTCCCCCTATGCGGAGGACGCAAAAGGGGGGACAAATGGGGGGGCATTCCTTCTCGTTTGTCTACGATGCTCCCCAGGCGGATGCAATATGGGCAGAGCGAGCCGAGGACGTGCCCCCTTGGGACTGGACGAGGCGGAACAGAGCCGGAGGCGGTTTGGATGTATACGGCGCGTTCCTAAAGACCAAATGGACGGACGAGGGCCTTGCCTATCAGTGGGGCCGAGTCCTGCCTACGCCCACATTGAGCTACCCGCGTCTAGTGCGCCGCCATCACGAGCAGTACTTTTCTCGCGTCTCTTCCCCGGTGTACGTTGAGTTTCTTCGGCTATGGCGGATTGCTGAGAAATACGGTGTTCTGCCCGGAGCGGCTGAAAGCGAAAAGCGCCGCAAGTTTCAGGAAGCGGTGGTCAGAGCCGCCCTACGGATCGGCATCCTCTCTCCCCACGGGACGGCCGACAGCTTGCGTGACTGGTGGGAGGCCGCGTTAGAGGTGGCCTTTTGGGTTCGTCTACTTGACGATTTGAACACGGAAGGTCCCACTCTCCCTGAAGATTTTTGGTTGGTTTGTGAATCGACTTGGGACGTGGAGATATACACAAGAAGAGAGCTTGAAGAGCTGGCCGAACTAGACCCAGTGGGAAAAGAAATGCTAGGGTCGGCAAATGTAAGGTGGCGAAAACCACGCGACCATAAAGATGGGGGACTCTCGACTAAAGCGTCCGGTCTAATTCATATTGCACAGAACGCAAGCTCGAAAAAGGCAAAGGGGAGCAGCACGGTCACACCAGCCGAGGCACGGGCCGCTATTGCCCAAGAATGCCTCTTTCCCCCCTTTATTCGTGAGGCGTTCAAACACAGCACGCCACAAGCCGGGGACACTCTTGGGTTGCCTACGGTTCTGCGGGCCCGTGTGGGCTCGCTGGACTGGGCGCGGTATGAACTGGCACAGCTATATGGGGCTATCCAGACGCGGACCTGCGCTTCACCGTCCTGTGGCGCGGTATTCGTGCCAAGCCGCAAGGATGCGCGGTTTTGCTCGAACACCTGTAAGGAAAGCGTAAAGAAGGCCCGGAAACGGGAACGTCGGCGGGGCGCCTCCAGCACAGCGCAGCCCGTCACAACGCTGACACAACCGTTGAAGGAAAAGGAATGATTTGGTGATCCTCAGAGGGCAAGTACCTCCAGAAACACCACCCTGGGAGGGCAAAGGGGGGAACCGCTGGGAAAGCGTGGGAAGCACTTGGACAACTTAAAATCGGCCGGGGCAACCCGTGCGGGTTCAAGTCCCGCTCTCGGCACCAGCAAAGTCCGTCCAGTACGGGCTTTTTTATTTTCCACCCGGTGATTTCCGACTGCCACAGCTCCCACACAGGCAGGGTTACCCCATCTGACGACCACTCCTCAGAGGGTGAAGACGGAGCTTCTCCCAGACCGGAAGGCATGTGTGCAGCCGATTTTCCTTGCCATCACGCTCGCCTCTTCAGCCAGCTCAATAAGCCAGGCCGCCGCGCCGGAACTGAAAGCCCGCCTTGGTGAAAGCCAGCATCACCGTGTGCCCGTCAGCCTTGAACGTCAGCTCCGAGTTCTGGAAGGTCTTGTCCTTGCCCAGGCAGGTGGCCTGGAGGTTGTAGGTCTTGCCCTTTTCGAAGCGGGGCAGCGGGGCGTTCTTCCCCACGGGTGAGACCTTGCCGGTCGGCAGCACGGCAACCTGGGACTTGAGCTGGCCGCCCTCATACACCCGGACGGCGACACTCAAGCAGGGGGAGGGGGTGTCGTAGACGGCAAGCAGGCCGTCGAGCTGGAAGGTGTTGCCTGCTGCGGCCGAACCGCAGGTCAAGGCGCCCAACAGAACAACCGCCAGGCGCACCGAGCGAACAAGAGGAGGGTTGGGCATTTATCCCAGCGTAGAGGGGGACCACATGCAAAGTTCTTACGGCTTCCCGCTCCCGGGTCAGCCTACGCCCACGCCTCGTGCAGCAGCTCCGAGAGGCGGCTGAGACAGCGGCTGTACTTCTTGGCGTAGGCACCGTGGCGGTACGTCTCGCTGAAAAGCTGGCCCAGCGGCACCCCGGTGAAGGCCGCCCGCAGCCCCAGGTCGTACAGCTTGTCAATGAAATGCACGAACCGCAGCGCGACGTTCTGGTCGGGCATGGGCGCGAGGTCGGTGACGCCCAGCGCCTCCACCCCCGCGAGCAGCCGGGCGAAACGGCTGGGATGGACTTCCAGCAGATGCCGGTTGAGGTCGCGGTGGCTGACGACGGCCAGGGTCGCGTCCGGCTGCCGGGAGAGCCAGGCGCGGAACTCCTCGGGCCTCAGGGGC is a window from the Deinococcus apachensis DSM 19763 genome containing:
- a CDS encoding helix-turn-helix domain-containing protein, which gives rise to MNGDEQQTASKLVLTPKEVEPLLGLSKNSVIALLRSGRLRAVRYGRRWLIPREAVAEFLAGGK